The region GAGGGGGCCGCCCCAGGCTTGCCTCGTGGTGAGGGAGCCAAAGGAGGAGAAAAGATGGCTACAGCGCTTCCGGTGCTTGCCAATGAAGGGGGCCTTTCGCGCTATCTCGACGAGATCCGTCGCTTCCCCATGCTTGAGCCGCATGAGGAGTACATGCTCGCCAAACGCTGGCGCGAGCACGGAGATCGCGAAGCGGCCCATAAGCTCGTGACGTCACATCTGCGCCTCGTCGCCAAGATCGCCATGGGCTATCGCGGCTACGGTCTGCCGATCGGCGAGGTCGTGTCGGAAGGCAATGTCGGCCTCATGCAGGCCGTCAAGCGTTTCGAGCCCGACAAGGGCTTCCGCCTCGCCACTTATGCCATGTGGTGGATCAAAGCGGCCATTCAAGAGTACATTCTGCGGTCCTGGTCCCTCGTGAAGATGGGCACCACGGCTAACCAGAAGAAACTGTTCTTCAACCTGCGCAAGGCGAAGGGCCGGATCTCCGCGTTCGAGGAAGGCGATCTGCGCCCCGAGCACGTGAAGCAGATCGCCACGCAGCTCGGCGTCACCGAGCAGGACGTGGTGGACATGAACCGCCGTCTCGGTGGCGACTCGTCCCTCAACGCGCCTTTGCGCGATGAGGGCGAAGGTGGCGGCGAATGGCAGGATTGGCTGGTCGACAACAGCCAGAGCCAGGAGCAGGTGCTCGTCGAGGAAGAGGAAGGCCAGAACCGCCTGAGCGCTCTCCGCTCCGCGCTCTCCGTGCTCAATCCGCGTGAGCGCCGCATCTTCGAGGCGCGCCGCCTGTCGGACGATCCGATCACTCTCGAGGAGCTCTCCACCGAGTTCGGCGTGTCCCGTGAACGGGTCCGTCAGATCGAGGTTCGGGCGTTCGAGAAGGTGCAGGAAGCGGTCAAGAAGAACCTGACCCAGATCGAGACCTCGTCGGCCGAGGCTTAAGCCTCGGGCCTCGGACCCAAAAGTGGACACCACTTTTGGGATTCATCCGATGCTTTAGCCGAGCCTTCGAGCCATTAAAAAAGCCGCGCAGGATGCGCGGCTTTTTTGTTGTCGAAGATGAGCTGGACTATTGCCATTGATTGAAGGCGTCGTTGAGGATTTGGGTGCCGGACCCGCCCTTTTCGAAGCTCAGGATGG is a window of Microvirga lotononidis DNA encoding:
- the rpoH gene encoding RNA polymerase sigma factor RpoH; amino-acid sequence: MATALPVLANEGGLSRYLDEIRRFPMLEPHEEYMLAKRWREHGDREAAHKLVTSHLRLVAKIAMGYRGYGLPIGEVVSEGNVGLMQAVKRFEPDKGFRLATYAMWWIKAAIQEYILRSWSLVKMGTTANQKKLFFNLRKAKGRISAFEEGDLRPEHVKQIATQLGVTEQDVVDMNRRLGGDSSLNAPLRDEGEGGGEWQDWLVDNSQSQEQVLVEEEEGQNRLSALRSALSVLNPRERRIFEARRLSDDPITLEELSTEFGVSRERVRQIEVRAFEKVQEAVKKNLTQIETSSAEA